TCTTTTACACAGGTACGAATATGATTCGAAATCAATACTTTATTAAAACTATTCAATGCCGCATTGATTGCAGAAACTTGTGTAAGAATATCAATACAATATGCATCATTCTCTAACATCGACCGAACACCACGAACCTGTCCTTCGATACGGCTTAAACGATTGAGCAATGCCTTAAATTCTTTTTCTGAACGAACTTTTTTCTTTACACTGCAATTTTGACACTTCGGTTGAGAAGAACTGCTTTTAAAACTATCATTCGCTCCACAGTGACAAGATAAAGAAATATCTTCTTTATTATTACAACACTCTCCCATAGCATTTTCCTTTCTGTAAATTTTATTCTCTATTATTCTCTATCAGATAAGTAGGATTATATACCCCATAAGGGTATTTTGCAAGCAATATTTAAAAAAATTATTATTACAAATTAGAATAAAAAAGGATCTATCCTTTGTAATGATAAATCCTTTAAATTCAAAAATTTTCAATATTAATAGTTTCCATTATATCATCAATAGTAAATCTGTTCATAAAAATATTTATAAATGCACGTAGTATTCTCTTAATAAAATGATTTAACAATTTCCATAATTAACCATACTATAATCCCATGTAATAGTATCTAATAAAAGGAACTCTTCTGTTCCTATTGGTTTGCCATCCCGATCTGTGGAAAATACATCGCACGATATCACATTGTTCTTTTTTGTAATAGTTTCTATCGGAGTATGCCCGACTACCTGCAGGAATTGATGTGACTTATACATTTTCACATCTGTATACTGTGGTCTGAGCCAGATTGGGGAGCCGTCATACCACATCTCCATTTTTCCCAAATTATTAATGTAGTCTAAAACAGTGTCCACATCATCGTGCTTTGTCTTTGGAACATATAAGTCAACAAAATTCTTAGCTACTCCTGCATGTGAAAACAGAACATTATCAATTCTGTGCACATACTTTATTGGATTATTCTCTGGTAATACTTCCTTTAAATCAAGCAACTTTTTTTGTACGGTATAAGCAGCCATAGTACTGTATCCCGTTTCTAACTCACGCCAAACATAACTTAAATCATGATTTCCATAGCACCAGGCAGTATCCGGATATTTTTTTGCAAAACGAATAGCCTCTTCGTAAGTCTCCTCATAAAACAGGATATTAAACTGTTTGTCCCAGTCATCAGGAATGTCCATCAAACAAACCGCTCTTTGTGCAATCCCTCGCTCCATCAATTCCGCTGCCTGTTTAAACATAAATGGTTTTAAATGTATATCTGGTATTACAAGAACTTTCATAAATAGTTTCCTCCTTTCTGATAATGGGCAATTCATACAAAATTGTTGCAACTTACCTATAACACCTGATACAAAATCCCATACAACTCCCTCACATAAAATGTAGGAAACAGCCACCATGCAGTATGACCAGGTACCGCCCCAACGGAAAAACCAAGTGTCTTTGCTATCTTTGAAGCGCGATACTGATGATAATCACTTGTTGCAATCGCTATATTCTTACTTAATCCTCTCTCTTCTATTATTTTTTTAGAAAATCTCAGATTTTCCCTCGTAGAAGTTGATTTATCTTCTTTTATAATTCTTGAAAAATGAATTCCTTTCTTTATCAGGTAGCGGTACATGCACTCCGCTTCACTGATTTTTTCTCCCTCGCCCATTCCACCGGATACAATACATTGTGAATCAGGATTTTCCTCTAAATAGATAAGAGCCGCATCTAACCTTTCCCGCAAAGAACGACTGGCATGTTCTCCATATACTTTACAGCCAAGTACAATGAGCGTTGCATTCTCCTTTGGCTTTTTTGTTGATGCCTTTACGATAAAAATGGTTTCGATAATTACAGTTATCACTACAACACTAACAACAGCTATTACAATACCAATCACACACTTTCCAAGAAAATTTTTTTGCAAATAAAATATTCCTTGCTGAAAATTCTTATAAAAAATGCCTCCAAGCAGCAAAATACCGCTAACTACTAATCCTGTAAGATTCCCAATATTTAAAATTCGGTGAGTGAATAATGGAATACTGAACCATATGAAAAAAACTGCACCAATTAGAATCGTTAAAATATGTATTATTTTCAATTTCTAAAAACCTGCCTTTCTTATCTTGTAAATTTTCAATTACATATCTGTTACATATCTATATCCGCTACACAAGATCTGATTACTTTTATAAGTATAGCATATTGAGATTTTCTTAGCTATGATTTATGTTTCTCTTCTTTTTCTGCTTTTTTACACTTCTTTAATCGGATGTACTCTCGAGTCTTTCTTGCACTTGATTTTGTGAGTACATTCGGCAAACAAGTTCAATCATATCAGGATACTTTTTTCAACTGTATAAAAATTCAATATAGAAAGTTCAAATTTATTTATTTTATATTGAACTTTTTCCTTCCGTGTGCTATACTCTGTCTAAATCTTACAAGCATACAACGCAAATTGAACTTTGCGCAATCATAAAAACAGAAAGGAGCAGCTAGATGATTCAAAAAGAAGTCTTCTCAGAGCGATTAAAAGCTGCCATGAAGAAACAAAACGTAAAGCAGATTGATCTTGTACGAGCGGCGCAGTCACAGGGTATCAAACTTGGAAAAAGTCATATAAGCCAGTATGTAAGCGGAAAAACAGTTCCAAGGACGGATATTTTATTGTTTTTGGCGAAAACATTACAAGTAGAAGAAAAATGGCTGATTGGTATATCGGATATGGAATCTGACACAGCCATTTCTGCCAATAAAAATAGAGATCTATTAGATAAGAACGATACTAGTAATACTATACAAACAACCTCTGCAGAAATTATCAGCAGGGACATTAGTAATAAAGAGGAAAGAACAATGCGTGAATTTAAGAAATCATCCAAATTAGATAATGTTTTATATGATGTAAGAGGACCAGTTGTTGATGAAGCTGCTCGTATGGAAGAGGCTGGGACACATGTTTTAAAATTAAATATTGGTAATCCGGCACCGTTCGGTTTCCGTACTCCTGATGAAGTAATTTATGATATGCGCCAGCAGTTAACAGACTGTGAAGGATATTCAAATGCAATGGGATTGTTTTCAGCAAGAAAAGCGATTATGCAGTATGCACAGTTAAAACATATTCCAAATGTGAATATCAATGATATCTACACTGGAAATGGTGTCAGTGAATTGATTAATCTTTGTATGTCAGCACTCCTTGATACAGGAGATGAAATCTTAATTCCTTCTCCGGATTATCCACTCTGGACTGCCTGTGCTACGTTAGCAGGTGGAAAAGCTGTTCATTACATTTGTGATGAGGAGTCAGAATGGTATCCGGATATTAATGATATCCGCAAAAAAATTAACGACCACACAAAGGCAATCGTTATTATCAATCCTAATAATCCCACAGGTGCACTCTATCCAAAAGAAGTGTTAGAACAGATTGTGCAGGTAGCAAGAGAACATCAGTTAATTATCTTTTCTGATGAGATTTATGACCGTCTTGTTATGGATGGCGAAAAACATATTTCCATTGCTTCTCTCGCACCGGATTTATTCTGTGTAACATTTAGTGGATTATCTAAATCCCATATGATTGCAGGCTTTCGTGTTGGCTGGATGATCTTAAGTGGAAATAAAGCTATGGCCAAAGACTATATCGAAGGTTTAAACATGCTCTCTAATATGCGTCTTTGTTCTAATGTTCCAGGCCAGTCCATCATACAGACAGCACTCGGCGGACATCAGAGCGTAGAAGACTATATTATGCCTGGCGGAAGAGTTTATGAACAAAGAGAATTCATTTACAAGGCTCTTACAGATATTCCGGGAATCAGCGCAGTAAAACCGAAAGCAGCTTTTTACATCTTCCCAAAGATCGATACGAAAAAGTTCAATATTGTGAACGATGAGCAATTCGTACTAGATCTGTTACGAGAAAAAAAGGTATTACTTATTCATGGTGGTGGATTCAACTGGAAACAGCCAGACCATTTTCGTGTTGTATATCTGCCACGAATCGAAGTATTAAAAAAAGCAACGACAGGTATGGCTGAATTTTTAAGCACGTATCATCAGTAAATTAGTAAGATAAGCTTTTCTCTTTTAAGTCTGACAGTGGCTGGATAAGGTTTCAATATAATTCAGCCACTGTCAGAAGACCATTTTTTAAATGATTTTAGTAATTCAGTATCTCTTTTCCTAATTCTTCGTCAGCATAGAGGATATCGATATATCCACCAAGTAATGCACCATGCAGTGCTTCTTTTTTTTCAAGTCCGGAAGCAACACCTATCTTACAGGGGATTTTCTTTAATTCTTCTAAAGTAAGACTGATACGTCTCCTTGAAAAGGAACTACTTACTGCTTCTCCGGATGCATTAAAAAAACAAGTGCATACATCTCCTACAGCTCCTTTTTTTTCTAATTCAACAAAATCTTCTTCTTTTAAAGAACCAGAATGATATAAAATAGTATTCCGACTTAAATTTCCTATACCAAAAAGGGCAATCTGGCAATCACGTCCTAAAGTAAGTGCAGCGGAAATATTTCTTTCTTGTTTTAACATATCAGCAATTTCTGCGGAATCTACTGCAACAGGCGCAGGAATTACATAAGCCTCTCCACATCCTGCCCGGGCAATCGCCTGTGACAAATCATCTGCTCCAACAGGAACAGACGTCAGATTTGTCTTTCCATTAAGCTGAACTACTTTTACATTCTTCACACCAAGATCTGAAATATAATTTGCAAAACTCTTCATTGTACGACCCCAGGCAGTTCCGATAATGCTTCCATCTTTTAAATAGGAAGATAAGTCCTTTGCTGCTGCCCTGCATACATCTTCCTGTACAGCAATTGACGTGCTTGACAGTTTAGGAACAAGAAATACTTTCTTTAACCCATATCGTTTTTGTAAAGAATCGGATAATTCTTCATTCGATAATACCGGATATTCTACAGTAATCTTAATATATCCCATCTCTTCTGCTTTTTTTAACATTCTGCTGACGGTAGATACCGAAATTCCCTCTTCCTGTGCAATGATCTTCTGATCCATATGCGATTCATAATATTTTTTTGCCACTCGAATTATTTTGATTATTTTATCATTCTTCATACGTTTCCCCCACATTTACCATTATTATAAAATACCAATAGGATAGTGTCAATCAATAGAAATCGAAAAAATGAAAATATTTGCAAAAATTAAATGTATAGAAATATAAACATAGAAATAATTGCATTTTTATTGACTTATATGAAAAATCCTGTTATACTTCAACAAGTAAGTGTTTATAACATTTTAAAACATTTGGTATGTTCCTAACCAGATTTTTTTACAGAATATCTTCTGTACAGATCAGGTTATTCAACATTTTCAGGAAAAGTTATCCTGAATTTCTTTCTCCCGAAGGTTCTTTCACTTCTGTTTATATTTCCCTACTCTACTACAGTTCCAAAAAGAAACTTTGGGAGAAGTTTAAGATTTAATCAATACTCCTCATTTATAGAAGGCAGAACCTTTTCGATGGAAATAAAAATATAACGATTCATGATAAGAATTGATTTCAGTTATGAAATATGATAGAATAAGTTTTACGGATTATGGCATTGTATTAAGCAATGCCATAATTTATGTCCAAAGAAAAGGAAAGTGAGAAAGGTATTATGAAAGAAAAAAAGAAAATGTCACTGGCAATGCAGATATTTATTGCATTGGTTCTGGCGATTGCTGCCGGACTTCTTTTGCAAAGATATGCGCAGTTTGCCGAAACGTATATCAAGCCATTTGGAACAATCTTCTTAAATCTACTTAAATTTATCGTTGTTCCTATCGTGCTGTTTTCCATCATGTGTGGAATCATCTCGATGCGCGATATTAAAAAAGTTGGGGCAATCGGTTTGAAAACAGTTGTTTACTATATGTGTACTACTGCTTTTGCTATTACTTTTGGTCTGATCGGCGGTAACTTATTTAAAAAATTATTTCCTGTAATTGCCACCACAGATCTATCTTATGAAATCGGAGAGAAAACATCCTTAATGGATACGATTGTAAATATTTTTCCTTCCAATTTTATTTCTCCAATGGTCGAAGCAAATATGCTTCAGGTTATTGTTATGGCAATATTAATCGGTTTTGCTATTATTCTTGTTGGGGACGAAAAGAATGACCGGATTATTACGGCTTGTAATGATTTAAATGATATATTTATGAAATGTATGGAAATGATTTTGAAATTATCTCCAGTCGGTGTGTTCTGTCTGCTTTGTCCAGTAGTTGCCGCGAATGGAGCAACGATTATTGGCTCTCTTGCCATGGTACTTTTAGCAGCTTATGTATGTTATGTTATTCATGCCGTTATTGTTTACTCGCTTGCTGTAAAAACACTCGGTGGAATCAGTCCGGTGACATTCTTTAAAGAAATGCTTCCAGCTATCATGTTTGCATTTTCAAGTGCGTCTTCTGTTGGAACACTTCCTATTAATATGGAGTGTACAGAAAAACTGGGAGTGTCTAAAGAGATTTCGTCTTTTATTCTCCCACTGGGTGCAACAATTAACATGGATGGTACTGCAATCTATCAAGGGGTATGTGCAATCTTCATCGCTTCTTGCTATGGAATTCATCTCACCCTTCCACAAATGCTTACGATCATTTTCACTGCTACTTTAGCGTCTATCGGTACAGCCGGTGTTCCTGGAGCAGGAATGGTTATGCTTGCGATGGTACTTACTTCGGTTGGACTTCCTGTTGACGGAATTGCTTTAGTTGCCGGAGTTGACCGTATCTTTGACATGGGACGTACAACGGTTAATATTACCGGAGATGCTTCTTGCTGCGTTGTTGTATCAAACCTTGAGAAAAAACGAGAAGCACGAAAACTTACAAAAAACTAATTTCAAGCATACCGGAATATTTTTGAAAAAATACAAAAAATAATAAATGCACATAGCGAATCTTCTATTGTTATTGCAAGAGAAAGTTATCTCTTTATTTTTCTTTGCACAAAAACTGATTCGACTATGTGCATTTTTTGTTATATCATATGCGATATAGCCGCCAACATTCTTATATTTTTAATCTACACAATGGTATTAACCGTTTATTTTCTAAAATTTAGTTCTTTGTTTCTATTATTCCACGAAAATCTCCCCAAAATCAGGCAAAAAAACTAATGAAATTATAAGTACAATCTATAAATAACCAGAAACCATGCTATTTCGCATTCTGTTTTACTATTTATAAATTGATTTTTAAGAAAAAATGGCACATCCTATGTAAATTATTTGTTTTACAGTATTTATCTAACATTTTTCAGAAGATATATGTTATTAATTGTAATATATTAATTAATATTAATTGATAAAAATGCATCTTGAAGTTTTTTTTGAGATGTTGTATGCTGTAGAAAAGGTTTTTGAGGCATTTTAAAGCTTTTAGGGGGAATATACCCTTATCAAAACTTAACAGTATTGATAACGTCTCAA
This Anaerobutyricum hallii DNA region includes the following protein-coding sequences:
- a CDS encoding metal-sensing transcriptional repressor codes for the protein MGECCNNKEDISLSCHCGANDSFKSSSSQPKCQNCSVKKKVRSEKEFKALLNRLSRIEGQVRGVRSMLENDAYCIDILTQVSAINAALNSFNKVLISNHIRTCVKENIQAGNDEVIEELVVTLQKLMK
- a CDS encoding metallophosphoesterase: MKVLVIPDIHLKPFMFKQAAELMERGIAQRAVCLMDIPDDWDKQFNILFYEETYEEAIRFAKKYPDTAWCYGNHDLSYVWRELETGYSTMAAYTVQKKLLDLKEVLPENNPIKYVHRIDNVLFSHAGVAKNFVDLYVPKTKHDDVDTVLDYINNLGKMEMWYDGSPIWLRPQYTDVKMYKSHQFLQVVGHTPIETITKKNNVISCDVFSTDRDGKPIGTEEFLLLDTITWDYSMVNYGNC
- a CDS encoding YdcF family protein, with the protein product MQKNFLGKCVIGIVIAVVSVVVITVIIETIFIVKASTKKPKENATLIVLGCKVYGEHASRSLRERLDAALIYLEENPDSQCIVSGGMGEGEKISEAECMYRYLIKKGIHFSRIIKEDKSTSTRENLRFSKKIIEERGLSKNIAIATSDYHQYRASKIAKTLGFSVGAVPGHTAWWLFPTFYVRELYGILYQVL
- a CDS encoding aminotransferase class I/II-fold pyridoxal phosphate-dependent enzyme; amino-acid sequence: MIQKEVFSERLKAAMKKQNVKQIDLVRAAQSQGIKLGKSHISQYVSGKTVPRTDILLFLAKTLQVEEKWLIGISDMESDTAISANKNRDLLDKNDTSNTIQTTSAEIISRDISNKEERTMREFKKSSKLDNVLYDVRGPVVDEAARMEEAGTHVLKLNIGNPAPFGFRTPDEVIYDMRQQLTDCEGYSNAMGLFSARKAIMQYAQLKHIPNVNINDIYTGNGVSELINLCMSALLDTGDEILIPSPDYPLWTACATLAGGKAVHYICDEESEWYPDINDIRKKINDHTKAIVIINPNNPTGALYPKEVLEQIVQVAREHQLIIFSDEIYDRLVMDGEKHISIASLAPDLFCVTFSGLSKSHMIAGFRVGWMILSGNKAMAKDYIEGLNMLSNMRLCSNVPGQSIIQTALGGHQSVEDYIMPGGRVYEQREFIYKALTDIPGISAVKPKAAFYIFPKIDTKKFNIVNDEQFVLDLLREKKVLLIHGGGFNWKQPDHFRVVYLPRIEVLKKATTGMAEFLSTYHQ
- a CDS encoding sugar-binding transcriptional regulator; amino-acid sequence: MKNDKIIKIIRVAKKYYESHMDQKIIAQEEGISVSTVSRMLKKAEEMGYIKITVEYPVLSNEELSDSLQKRYGLKKVFLVPKLSSTSIAVQEDVCRAAAKDLSSYLKDGSIIGTAWGRTMKSFANYISDLGVKNVKVVQLNGKTNLTSVPVGADDLSQAIARAGCGEAYVIPAPVAVDSAEIADMLKQERNISAALTLGRDCQIALFGIGNLSRNTILYHSGSLKEEDFVELEKKGAVGDVCTCFFNASGEAVSSSFSRRRISLTLEELKKIPCKIGVASGLEKKEALHGALLGGYIDILYADEELGKEILNY
- a CDS encoding dicarboxylate/amino acid:cation symporter, coding for MKEKKKMSLAMQIFIALVLAIAAGLLLQRYAQFAETYIKPFGTIFLNLLKFIVVPIVLFSIMCGIISMRDIKKVGAIGLKTVVYYMCTTAFAITFGLIGGNLFKKLFPVIATTDLSYEIGEKTSLMDTIVNIFPSNFISPMVEANMLQVIVMAILIGFAIILVGDEKNDRIITACNDLNDIFMKCMEMILKLSPVGVFCLLCPVVAANGATIIGSLAMVLLAAYVCYVIHAVIVYSLAVKTLGGISPVTFFKEMLPAIMFAFSSASSVGTLPINMECTEKLGVSKEISSFILPLGATINMDGTAIYQGVCAIFIASCYGIHLTLPQMLTIIFTATLASIGTAGVPGAGMVMLAMVLTSVGLPVDGIALVAGVDRIFDMGRTTVNITGDASCCVVVSNLEKKREARKLTKN